One Chryseobacterium sp. 7 genomic window carries:
- a CDS encoding ribonuclease E/G yields MKKELIVSHEDDLTKIALLEDGRLCELHEQEDKSDFIVGDLFIGKVKKLAPNLNAAFVNIGYDKDAFLHYQDLGPQYLTYRKFLKDTISKKQSTSSLKNFEIQPEIDKNGTVDKVIAKDDLVLLQITKEPISTKGPRISTQISLTGRFLVLIPFDNKVSISKKIRSTEEKERLRTLIDSIKPEGFGVIIRTVAEGKKVADLHNDMNQLVQKWESTFKNIQRNKVPSKVLSEEDKASAILRDNFNQDFVNIICDDEQMVNEMTNYVEVIAPEKKNIVQFYDSHIPLLEYYNVEKQLKQSFGKHVNIPSSKGAYLVIEHTEALHVVDVNSGNNITTGTAVNKEHALKVNKMAATEIARQLRLRDMGGIIVIDFIDMPNSDHRRDLYEHLKEEMKRDKARHKILPPSKFGLIQITRQRNRPEKQIDTKEENPNKDGEIVAPIVIVERMGETLRNILQKEKGKIYLHVHPFVEAYLTKGIKSIQMKWFIKYKKWVTIVPRDSFKYLEYKIYNAKKEELIEFSN; encoded by the coding sequence ATGAAGAAAGAACTAATAGTTTCGCATGAAGATGATCTTACAAAGATTGCACTGCTGGAAGACGGAAGACTATGTGAACTTCATGAGCAAGAGGACAAAAGCGATTTTATAGTTGGAGATCTGTTTATAGGAAAAGTAAAAAAACTGGCACCTAATCTGAATGCAGCATTCGTAAACATTGGGTATGATAAGGATGCATTTCTGCATTATCAGGATCTGGGCCCTCAGTATCTTACATACAGAAAGTTTTTAAAGGATACTATTTCCAAAAAACAAAGCACTTCGAGCTTAAAGAATTTCGAGATACAACCCGAAATAGACAAAAACGGAACAGTAGATAAGGTAATTGCAAAAGATGACCTGGTTCTGTTACAAATTACTAAAGAACCAATTTCTACAAAAGGACCCAGAATTTCTACCCAGATTTCACTCACAGGCCGTTTTCTGGTTTTAATTCCTTTCGACAACAAAGTTTCTATTTCCAAAAAAATCAGAAGTACTGAGGAAAAAGAAAGACTGAGAACTCTTATCGACAGCATTAAGCCTGAAGGTTTCGGAGTGATTATCAGAACTGTAGCCGAAGGAAAAAAAGTAGCAGACCTTCATAATGACATGAACCAGCTGGTTCAGAAATGGGAAAGCACTTTTAAAAATATCCAGAGAAATAAAGTTCCGTCTAAAGTTTTAAGCGAAGAAGACAAAGCTTCAGCTATTTTGAGAGACAATTTTAATCAGGATTTCGTGAATATCATCTGCGATGACGAGCAAATGGTGAATGAAATGACAAATTACGTAGAAGTAATTGCCCCTGAAAAGAAAAATATTGTCCAGTTTTATGATTCCCATATTCCACTTCTGGAATATTACAATGTTGAAAAACAGCTTAAACAGAGCTTCGGAAAACACGTAAACATTCCGAGTTCCAAAGGAGCCTATCTTGTTATTGAACACACAGAAGCCCTTCACGTAGTTGATGTGAACTCCGGTAATAATATTACCACCGGAACAGCCGTTAACAAAGAGCATGCACTGAAAGTGAACAAAATGGCTGCTACAGAAATCGCAAGACAACTTCGCCTCCGCGATATGGGAGGTATCATTGTTATCGATTTCATAGATATGCCGAATTCTGATCACAGAAGAGATCTTTATGAGCATCTGAAAGAGGAAATGAAGCGCGACAAAGCTCGCCACAAAATACTTCCTCCAAGTAAATTTGGTCTGATCCAGATCACCAGACAAAGAAACCGTCCGGAAAAACAGATCGACACCAAAGAAGAAAACCCGAACAAAGACGGAGAAATTGTAGCTCCAATTGTTATTGTGGAAAGAATGGGTGAAACCTTAAGAAACATCCTGCAGAAAGAAAAAGGAAAAATCTACCTGCATGTACATCCATTTGTGGAAGCCTACCTTACAAAAGGCATTAAAAGTATCCAGATGAAATGGTTTATCAAATACAAAAAGTGGGTAACCATTGTTCCAAGAGATTCTTTTAAATACTTAGAATACAAAATCTACAATGCTAAAAAAGAAGAATTGATAGAATTCTCTAATTAA
- a CDS encoding curli production assembly/transport protein CsgE, producing MMKLLSSLSLSTFFAFLSVWGYGQEDKKVNARIESSLLENQVILKAIVMNNTTVYKELNYLLVSIKKGNGGNLSNNQQSGKFSVNPNEVKILSEISVNLESKDALKAFLYIRDEETQKLVAKDSLELNSDLFKKKTARIEEDAAYELRGLTIDETKTKVGKDFYDLFYMQYSQLPDKSSSAVTITELPLRGTSGQINIQIEDKIIYSFMTNPAEDYLKEQLSYSLKYIKEFNAKKNLIKNEFIY from the coding sequence ATGATGAAACTTTTATCTTCCCTTAGCCTGAGCACTTTTTTTGCCTTCCTGTCTGTATGGGGTTATGGGCAGGAAGATAAAAAAGTAAACGCAAGAATAGAAAGCAGTCTCCTTGAAAATCAGGTTATACTAAAGGCTATTGTAATGAACAATACCACTGTTTATAAAGAGTTGAATTATCTTTTGGTTTCTATAAAAAAAGGAAACGGGGGAAATCTCTCCAACAATCAGCAGAGTGGTAAATTTTCAGTCAACCCCAATGAAGTCAAAATATTATCAGAGATCAGTGTAAACCTGGAGTCAAAAGATGCATTGAAAGCTTTCCTTTATATCCGGGATGAAGAAACGCAAAAACTTGTAGCCAAAGACAGCCTGGAACTGAACAGTGATCTTTTTAAAAAGAAAACTGCCAGGATAGAAGAAGATGCGGCCTATGAACTGAGAGGGCTTACCATAGATGAAACCAAAACGAAGGTGGGAAAAGATTTTTATGATCTGTTCTATATGCAGTACAGCCAGCTTCCGGATAAGAGCAGCAGCGCCGTTACCATTACAGAACTTCCTCTTCGGGGAACAAGCGGCCAGATCAATATCCAGATTGAGGATAAAATCATTTACAGCTTTATGACCAATCCCGCAGAAGACTATTTGAAAGAACAGCTGTCCTACAGCTTAAAATATATCAAGGAATTTAACGCTAAGAAAAACCTTATTAAAAATGAATTTATCTACTAA
- a CDS encoding OsmC family protein produces MKNHHYKITIQWTGNQGTGTSSYRDYERSHTISAENKAIIEGSSDPAFRGDKTKHNPEDMLLSSLSSCHMLWYLHFCSETGIIVTDYTDEATGIMAETSNGSGYFTEVTLHPIVTVAEESMKEKAEQLHHKANEFCFIANSVNFPVKHIPTTLVK; encoded by the coding sequence ATGAAAAACCACCACTACAAAATCACCATCCAATGGACAGGAAACCAGGGAACCGGAACCAGCAGCTATAGAGATTATGAAAGAAGCCATACTATTTCAGCAGAAAATAAGGCTATTATTGAAGGTTCATCTGATCCGGCGTTCCGTGGTGATAAAACGAAACACAATCCGGAAGATATGCTGTTATCTTCACTTTCATCATGTCATATGTTGTGGTATCTTCATTTTTGTTCTGAAACCGGTATTATTGTAACAGATTATACCGATGAAGCTACAGGTATAATGGCAGAAACATCTAACGGAAGCGGATATTTTACAGAAGTTACTTTACACCCTATAGTAACTGTAGCAGAAGAATCTATGAAGGAAAAAGCGGAACAGCTTCATCATAAAGCCAACGAATTTTGTTTCATTGCCAACTCGGTCAATTTTCCGGTAAAGCATATCCCTACCACGTTAGTTAAATAG
- a CDS encoding carboxypeptidase-like regulatory domain-containing protein — protein MKTLIKILSIFIFAFCLFSCNEDLVEQAQTGILKGKVVKRGSNVPIPNVKIFTNPTTQTVFSGTDGSFQIDAMPVGNYSVKAELSGYITTFQSVNIQNENQVVTVVFEMDDDTSLNSPPTTPQLLSPIDNAVNQPLSVELTWSATDPDTADVLKYSLTIKNNLDTNVIQVNDLTANHYTLSNLKFGVSYFWQVSVSDGIHQPVLSSISKFTTNTVPANRYHYTQKQNGNFVIISSDDQGNNFQFTNSSYNSWRPRKNNNAGLIAFLRTEGGSTHIYTANPDGSNPFKVTTVPVAGFNNYEMDFSWSTNGKEIIYSNFNKLYRINKDGSGLTLVYTTPDGSMISECDWSYDGSKIALKTNDYNGYNTKIYVIDMMGSVLKTVLSGSAGASGGLNFSVDGQLLLFTRDVSGYIDGSGNYRQLDSHIFVYNMVTDVVSDISAESEKVLGTNDLDPRFSPNNAQIIFMNTSNDNISQRNIMVIDLSSTLTDLTRTSLFSNGEMPDYE, from the coding sequence ATGAAAACGTTAATTAAAATACTCAGCATATTCATCTTTGCTTTTTGTCTGTTTTCATGCAATGAAGACCTTGTAGAACAGGCTCAAACAGGAATTTTAAAAGGAAAAGTCGTAAAAAGAGGCAGCAATGTGCCGATTCCTAATGTGAAAATTTTTACCAATCCTACGACACAGACGGTATTCAGTGGCACAGACGGTTCATTTCAAATCGATGCCATGCCGGTGGGAAATTATTCTGTGAAAGCAGAACTTTCAGGATATATTACAACCTTTCAATCAGTCAATATACAAAACGAAAATCAGGTGGTAACGGTAGTTTTTGAGATGGATGATGATACTTCATTGAATTCTCCTCCTACTACACCACAGTTGTTAAGTCCGATAGATAACGCAGTAAATCAACCCTTGAGCGTCGAATTAACCTGGAGCGCAACAGATCCGGATACAGCGGATGTCTTAAAATACAGTTTGACAATTAAAAATAATCTTGACACTAATGTGATTCAGGTTAATGATTTGACAGCGAACCACTATACGCTGTCAAATCTGAAGTTTGGTGTAAGTTACTTCTGGCAGGTGTCTGTTTCGGACGGCATTCACCAGCCAGTTTTAAGCTCTATCAGTAAATTTACCACCAATACAGTTCCTGCCAACAGGTATCATTATACCCAAAAACAGAATGGAAACTTCGTTATCATTTCCAGTGATGATCAGGGAAATAACTTCCAGTTTACCAATTCTTCCTACAACAGCTGGCGCCCACGTAAGAACAATAATGCAGGCCTCATAGCATTTCTTCGTACAGAAGGCGGTAGTACCCATATTTATACGGCCAATCCTGACGGTTCCAATCCTTTTAAAGTGACAACGGTTCCTGTAGCAGGCTTTAATAATTATGAAATGGATTTTTCCTGGAGTACCAATGGTAAGGAGATTATTTATTCCAATTTCAATAAACTGTACAGAATTAATAAAGACGGCAGCGGCCTGACCTTAGTGTATACTACTCCGGACGGAAGTATGATTTCAGAATGCGACTGGAGCTATGACGGAAGTAAAATAGCACTGAAAACCAATGACTATAATGGATATAATACCAAAATCTATGTAATAGATATGATGGGAAGTGTTCTTAAAACCGTATTGTCCGGTTCTGCCGGAGCAAGTGGTGGTTTGAATTTCTCTGTAGACGGGCAGCTTCTTCTCTTTACCCGGGATGTTTCAGGATATATAGATGGAAGTGGAAACTACCGCCAGTTGGACTCCCATATCTTTGTCTATAACATGGTGACCGATGTTGTAAGCGATATCTCTGCAGAAAGCGAAAAAGTACTGGGAACCAATGACCTTGATCCAAGATTCTCACCCAACAATGCACAGATTATATTTATGAATACTTCCAATGATAATATCTCGCAGAGAAACATTATGGTAATTGACCTGAGTAGTACGCTGACTGATCTTACCCGTACTTCACTATTCAGCAACGGAGAAATGCCGGATTATGAATAA
- a CDS encoding CsgG/HfaB family protein: protein MTTYTYTRIFFCSFLLCVLQACSSIFGLPSDPEKPTMGEVTSSTAELKNLPLPKEKIVIGVYKFRDQTGQYKPSETGNNWSTAVPQGTTTILIKALEDSHWFIPIERENIANLLNERQIIRSTRQEYIKDADKNSQALPPLLYAGILLEGGVISYDSNILTGGLGARYFGIGASTQYRQDRITIYLRAVSTLNGEILKTVYTSKTILSTSVNGSFFRYIDTERLLEAEVGLTQNEPVQLAVTEAIEKAVKSLIVEGIRDKIWGKAVDPNGPYQTLINDYNKEQDQNDGRVIGGRYPENYRQKFSVFANIEGQKVRDDYVGPKMNVGGKVGFKYFLTPYLNVELNGNYFTLENSNIVKRNYYGPEVNLEYLLFPKYRFSPYLYGGAGAMYSKYQPQYKAQFGGGLEYMISHNVSLRASAQYDLGFKDNWEGLVNGKRKDQALRFGIGINFYFGNK from the coding sequence ATGACAACCTACACTTACACCAGAATCTTTTTCTGTAGTTTCCTGCTATGTGTTCTGCAGGCTTGTAGTTCAATATTTGGTTTACCTTCGGATCCCGAAAAACCAACAATGGGAGAGGTTACCTCTTCTACCGCCGAATTGAAAAATCTTCCTCTTCCCAAAGAGAAGATTGTAATAGGAGTCTACAAATTCAGAGATCAGACCGGCCAGTACAAGCCTTCCGAAACCGGAAACAACTGGAGTACGGCAGTTCCCCAAGGTACCACTACCATTCTCATCAAAGCACTGGAAGACAGCCATTGGTTTATCCCTATTGAAAGGGAGAATATTGCGAATCTTCTTAATGAAAGACAAATCATCCGCTCCACACGTCAGGAGTACATAAAGGATGCAGACAAAAACAGCCAGGCGCTTCCCCCTCTTTTATACGCCGGAATTCTTCTTGAAGGCGGTGTCATTTCTTATGACAGTAATATTCTTACAGGTGGGCTTGGAGCCAGATATTTCGGTATCGGAGCTTCCACACAATATCGTCAGGACAGAATTACCATTTATCTTCGTGCGGTTTCTACGCTTAACGGGGAGATTCTTAAAACGGTTTATACCTCAAAAACAATTCTTTCAACCAGCGTAAATGGAAGTTTTTTCAGATATATTGATACAGAAAGACTCCTTGAAGCTGAAGTAGGACTCACTCAGAATGAGCCTGTGCAGCTTGCTGTAACCGAAGCCATTGAAAAAGCAGTGAAATCCCTTATCGTGGAAGGAATCAGAGATAAAATTTGGGGGAAAGCAGTAGATCCTAATGGACCCTACCAAACCTTAATCAATGATTATAATAAAGAACAGGATCAAAATGATGGAAGAGTAATAGGGGGCAGGTATCCTGAAAACTACAGACAGAAGTTTTCCGTATTTGCCAATATTGAAGGTCAGAAAGTAAGAGATGATTATGTAGGTCCTAAAATGAACGTAGGAGGAAAAGTGGGATTCAAATATTTTCTTACTCCTTACTTAAATGTAGAACTAAACGGCAATTATTTTACGCTTGAAAATTCAAATATTGTAAAAAGAAATTACTACGGCCCTGAAGTGAATCTGGAATACCTTCTTTTCCCAAAATACAGATTCAGTCCATACCTGTACGGTGGAGCAGGAGCCATGTATTCAAAATACCAGCCTCAATATAAAGCACAATTTGGTGGAGGGCTGGAATATATGATCAGCCATAATGTTTCACTGAGAGCATCCGCCCAATATGATTTGGGCTTCAAAGACAATTGGGAAGGCCTTGTGAACGGAAAAAGAAAAGATCAGGCTTTACGCTTTGGAATAGGAATCAATTTTTACTTCGGAAACAAATAA
- a CDS encoding response regulator transcription factor translates to MMKPRLTIFDEPMLYTEGLSKLLSQSNIFSTIDICNSLEPLTKRLKDQPPEMLIMSSNMLMLTELCKLTENIISEHKNMKIIIIGNSYDVIDIRKLFNKGIKGYLDKNCTYDEFLKSINILLLNEIYICDHAKEKMISFISSEQEKHNPHIREPLTRREMEILKLICDGNSSKDISEKLFISINTVETHRKRILLKLNAKNSVGIVKYAIENHIID, encoded by the coding sequence ATGATGAAACCAAGATTGACCATTTTTGATGAACCCATGCTGTATACAGAGGGATTATCAAAACTACTTTCACAAAGTAATATTTTTAGTACCATTGACATTTGTAATTCTTTAGAACCCCTCACCAAACGTTTAAAAGATCAACCTCCGGAAATGCTTATCATGAGCTCCAATATGCTTATGCTGACGGAACTTTGCAAACTGACGGAAAATATTATTTCTGAACATAAAAATATGAAAATCATCATCATAGGAAACTCTTATGATGTAATTGACATCCGGAAACTCTTCAACAAAGGCATCAAAGGTTACCTAGACAAAAACTGCACTTACGATGAATTTCTGAAATCTATCAATATCCTGCTTCTTAATGAAATTTACATCTGCGATCATGCGAAGGAAAAAATGATCAGCTTTATCAGCAGTGAACAGGAAAAGCACAATCCCCATATCAGAGAACCTCTTACCCGCCGCGAAATGGAAATTCTTAAACTCATCTGCGACGGTAACAGCAGCAAAGATATCTCTGAAAAACTTTTTATAAGTATCAATACGGTAGAAACACATAGAAAAAGAATTCTTTTAAAACTCAATGCCAAAAACTCAGTCGGAATTGTAAAATATGCTATTGAGAATCATATCATCGACTGA
- a CDS encoding curli production assembly/transport component CsgF, whose amino-acid sequence MKTFMIILTFIAGIFYGKSQQLVYKPVNPAFGGDTFNYQWLLSSANAQNQFDEKNDYSNLLDRVNSLDSFTQSLNRQILSELSRKLFDEQFGDGNLKPGNYLFGSLYLQITNTNQGLLINILDTSNGDQSEIVIPK is encoded by the coding sequence ATGAAAACCTTTATGATTATTTTGACCTTTATTGCGGGTATTTTCTACGGAAAATCTCAGCAGCTCGTCTATAAACCGGTGAATCCGGCTTTCGGAGGAGATACGTTTAATTATCAGTGGCTTTTAAGCTCTGCTAATGCACAGAATCAATTTGATGAAAAGAATGATTACAGCAATTTGCTTGATCGTGTAAACTCTCTTGACAGCTTTACCCAGAGTCTGAACAGACAAATTCTCAGTGAACTTTCAAGAAAACTGTTTGATGAACAGTTTGGTGATGGAAATTTAAAACCCGGAAATTACCTTTTTGGATCGCTTTATTTACAGATCACCAATACTAATCAGGGACTTTTAATCAATATTTTGGATACCAGCAATGGCGATCAGTCCGAGATCGTAATCCCAAAATAA